DNA sequence from the Armigeres subalbatus isolate Guangzhou_Male chromosome 1, GZ_Asu_2, whole genome shotgun sequence genome:
TTACTATGCTATTGTTGTTTATAGTACGCTTGGCAataatttttcatgtttttaaatgtcttattgtacttggtacagtcattttaaatgcgaatgcatctgtcaattatgtatatctgtCTGTCAATAAGGATTAATCTTCCCGTGTTACAATTTCTTCGAGTAGAATTCAACTTAATCCGTGCTGATACGGTCGTAAACTCTGATCATGAAGATTCCGACGCCGGTGTTGTGATGCAGTCCGCAAGAGCAGATGTCGATGATGAGCGTGGTGACTTTGAAGAAAACGTGTCTGCTGTCGCTGATGATGGCGAACATATTTCTTCGCTTTTAACACAAGACAAACCCAATTTCGATCGGGCTGATCGGGAGTTCCAGAAACGTTTCGTGGAAAACGATTTCGGTTGCGCTTGTGATGTGTGTGCTAGAATCTGGTTCAGGAATGATTTGAAACCAATCTCCGACTCAAATGCTGCCGTGTTACTGGCGACAAATGCTACATGTCGAACAAGCCTGAACCGCGGATCAATTCCCACATTGTCGCAATCGAATGGCTTTACATATCCCAAGTTTCCGTCCAATTTGCCTCCGCTAGACccactcaccacaagactggtgTCTCCCAGGATCAATTTCATGCAGTTTCGTCGTTTGCGGCATACTGCAGGTTTGTGGAAAagttattttaacttaaaaatgtattacatcaaataaatatatgattttCCTAACCTACTTTCATTAACATGCAACAGGTAGTTTGGCAAtaatcggccaaattatcaacaTTCCAGTCGACGTGGCCCAGATGGTAGGCGAACTTCCCCGCCAACTGGATGACGACTATGCTATCAACGTGTGCATCAAGAAACACTTCATACACAAATCAAGTTACTTGTCCGGCTACGTGAAGAAAGGTACCGTTAAAGCATGGCTGAACTATCTGGTTACTACACCGCTCTACAGGCGGaatggaattgttttcaatgaagaAAACTTGGCTGCGATCGGACAAACAGAGCAGACGGATATTTCGGAGGAACGTAGGGCAGTAGACCTTGAAGTCGTCGACGAGATGAACGAGgtagaaatgatgattggaCAACAACATACGCTCATGTGGAATGAAGACAAGTGTCTGGAACTTGCACCGGCACAAAATCAGAAACCGCTTTCCATTATCTACGATGAGTTTGCTGAGGAGCTGTCTTTCCCTGATATTTATCTTGGTCATCCGAGATGCTTCAACCGTGAAGTCCATGTGACAGCGTTCATGATGGCTACTAGCGAGGTGCGACGTCGGGATCGGCGGGGCGCGAGACCGGAGCATATTTTGTATATGGCCATGAAAATCATGCGGCTGCGGGTATCGGAAGGATTGAACAATACCTTTAAATGCATGGGCACGGCCAACATAACAAGGGCGCAGTTGCAAGATCGGGAATTTTTGGAAAGCTGTATTGAGCGTAACCTCTCTTTTCTGAAATCTATTCCGAACTCCGTTCAATATTGGCAGCAAAGAAAACGGGATGTTTTCGCCATGATCCGGCAGCTGGGGAAACCCACGATGTTTTTGACGATGAGTGCAAATGAAATTAGATGGCCTCACCTACTAAGCATTCTGCGGAAGCTTTCCGGTGGCTCTAACATTGCGGAAATGGACGATATTGTGCAACAGTTGTCTGCACTCCAGCGTGCTACACTTGTAAGCGAAGATCCTGTCACGTGCTGTGCATATTTTCACAAGTTGGTAAACATCTTTCTGCGCCTTCTGTCATCGACCAGGTTGAGCCCGTTCGGCAAATACCACGTTATAGATTATTTTAAGAGGATCGAGTTCCAGCATCGTGGCAGCCCGCTTGCACATATTCTGCTCTGGCTGGCGAACGATCCCCGCGAGGATGTTTCCGAAAGAATGCCCGCtactgttgagttgatcgattttcTGTCCTCCATCAGATCGGAAGATCTGCCTGAGACCTATGGCAATCAGGTGGGTTTACATTTCGCATAGTTTCTAGCAAGTAATCACTCACAATGTCAAACCCTTTTAGGTTCATaagcacacgtttacgtgtttCAAGCGAAACGATAAACGTTGCCGGTTTAATATTCCGTACTGGCCAATGGATCAAACCAGAATTCTGATCCCCATTACAGCCGGGGATGGCCGACTTCAACAGCTAAACAGAAAGGCAGCGAAAATGCGAGAAGCTCTTGAAACGAAGGTCTACGATAGCCTTGACGCGTTTCTCGTTGATAGCAGTTGCACGTACGATTACTACTTGGACGTGATTCGCTCTTCCATTCGCCGACCAACAGTTCTGCTGAAACGTTCCATGACGCAGCTTTGGACCAATCCATTCAATCCTTGGATCGCTGAGAAGCTCAAATCCAATATGGATTTGCAGTTTGTGCTGGAGGAGTTTTCATGTGCTGCTTATGTTGTGGAATACGtaaacaagaccaacagaggcaTAAGTAGTTTACATCGTGACCTCATAAAGCTCCAGGAAGAGCATCCAGACCAGGACTACAATGGATTGTTGAAGAAGGTCAgcataaaaatgttaaattccgtGGAAATGTCTGCCCAGGAGGCTGCTTGGTATTTGCTTCGGCAACCGATGTCAGAAGCCAGCCGCAAGGTACCATTCATCAAATGATATAGTTTTCACAATTTAGAATTCAATTTCGTTTTAGGTTGAGTTTATTGCGACAATGTGGCCACAAGAGCGAATAAAATCCAAGAAGCGGAACAAACAGATGGACGAAGAGGATCTCGACGACAATTCCACCGATGTGTGGACGCTAAACATCATTCAACGGTATGAACTGCGCCGAGGAATGGATGATATCTGCTTGGCGGATTTCACAGCATATTATTCGGAAGAAAGATCCACGAAGCATTCATATAGACTCCGTTTAGTTCCCCGTGTATTGCGTTGGTGCTCGTACAGTATGGCGGAAATGGTCGACTATAAGCGTGAGATGGTTCTCCTCTTCCTACCGTTCAGGAATGAAGTCTGCGATGTACTTGATcggaacaagttcctgaagttGTATGAAGACAACGAGGCCGCCATTTTGGCAAAGCACAAGGAGTATGACTGCGAAATGAACTTGGATCAGGTTGTGGAGGAATACATCCGCATATGCAGCGAAGACGATGAGCAGCAGGTGATTGCCGACCAGAAGCGCGATGAGTTCGTCCGCACGATCGTCATGGAGCCGAATGATGACGATATTCACAACTTGCCAACAGGACCCTTGGCAGCTGTCGTCAAACAGCGATCAAATGTCTTGTCAAAGCAAGAATATTGTGAAATGGTGCGTGCCACGAATGCAGAGCAGCGGGATTTGATCGTGCAAGTAATCCACAGCTTGCATTCCTctgaagaaaactgcaaaccagtGCAAATATTCTTCACTGGCCCGGCGGGCTGTGGCAAAACGTTCACTTTGCGCATTCTAATGAAGACAGTGAACCGGTACAGCCAAGCTCATAATAAGCAGCACAACGCTTATGTAGCATGCGCATCCACTGGAAAAGCAGCGGTTGCAATAGGTGGAACAACAGTGCATTCCGCATTCCGGATTTGCATGTCGCGTAGGCAAAGCTCAAAGCTGAGTTTCGAGGCATTACAACTGTACCGGAACGCCTTCGCCAACGTGAAGCTCATCATTATCGACGAAACAAGCATGCTCGGTGCTGATGTCCTCAACACAGTACATGTCCGGCTTCAAGAAATTACGGGGAACTACGACGATCCGTTCGGTGGAATGCCGATCGTATTTTGCGGCGATCTTCGTCAATTGCCACCGGTCAATGCACGGGCGGTGTTTAAACCGAGCATAAACTCCATGCATGGCGCCGTTTTATGGCAATCTCTCGACTTCTACCCATTGGTTCAAGTTATGCGACAAACCAACGAGCAGTTCTCCAGCATTCTCACAAAAATTGGCAACGGGTAGCGGATGTCGTCTGAGGAAATCGAGCTTATTGAAAGCAGGTTCCGTACGGAGGAGTGGTGTCGGCAGCATGTCCCTCGAGGGATCCGGTTATTCCATCGGAACGCTGATGTCGAACGGTATAACTCTGTGGCGTTGATGGATCGAGAGGCTGTCGAATGTACTGCAGATGACCTATACTCTGGTTATAAGGACAATTCCCAGCTGGCCAGTGCTCGCACAAAGGTGCATAAGATGAGTGTAGTAGAGACTGGTGGCTTACCGTATCTGTTGCGTCTTGTTATTGGTACACCTTATATGCTGACCACCAACGTGGATGTCGAAGATGGCATCGTGAACGGAGCGATCGGAGAGCTCATGCATGTTGAGTACAATGAAGGAAACTCGCAGCAACAGGCAATCACGAGGCTTTGGATGGCATTCGAAAATGAGTCCATTGGGAAAATGTTGAGAGTGAAGGCCAGACCGCTGGTGTATTCGAGACCTGGGGTGCTACAAACAGGCTGGACTCCAATCGTCAAACGATCGGCGAACGTAACCCTTAACGGTGGTGTTAAGTGTAAAAGAGTTCAGTTTCCCGTTGTAAGTGCGTGTGCCCTCACAGTCCATAAGTCCCAGGGAGGCACATTCTCGGAAGTCGTATATAATTACGATAAGGGTCAGGAACAGCAGCTAGTTTACATTGGTCTTTCCAGGGTTACATCAATCGACGGATTGTATCTGACGAATGCCAGTAACTCATTCCGGTTCCACCACGGAAAGGGTTCTATGACCCCTAGAATGAACGACCTTCGGACGGAACTTGAACGTTTGAGTAACCATCGTATGCGCACCATTACAGACGATATCATGGAAGCTATAACCGCAAACAGGTTGGCTTGTACGTTGATGAGCATCAATGTACAAAGTTTGAATGCACACTCGTCGGACATTGCAACAGATCGGGTGCTTACCGCcgttgatttgcttgcaatgaGCGAAACTTGGCTTGACAACGGCACAACCACAAACATCAATGGATACCTTTGTGTTTGTCAAGAGAAGCGTGACGGAACAAGAGCGGGAGGAGTGGCAATATTTGAACGTGCTGGTTCGTCAACTATGGCCGTTTCTCACGCCATTACGAAGCTCAATGAAAGCTATGACCCAGCATTGAGTGTAGCAGACGAATATGGGGACTGCTGTGCTGCAGAGGTTTCGATCATGGAAACCCGCACGTTACTGTTTGCGGTATATATTTCACCAGGTATAATCAAATAGTATAGTTGTGTTTGTCTTTAAGTATGTTGCATTAAATTTTGTATATTTACTAGGTACCACCCTGAAGCAAAAGAAATATTTCTTAGTGCGCAACCTCATAAAGTACACCCATGTTGCCATGCCCGTGGTAGTGTCGGGAGACTTTAATATTGATGTGACGAAAGAGGAGAACAGAGATTTCATCTGGTTCATGAAGCAGTTTCTCTATCTGGATTGTGCTTCGGATCCAACTATAGCGACTACTCTGGGTGGCACATGTCTCGATCTAACGTTCATCCGGAACGTAAGTGTGGAATGCAGGAGATACTGCACGTACTTCTCCTACCACCGGCCTATTTTGTCGATTCTTGCGGTGTCCCGAggtaaaactaatgatttagaaTTAAACATAGTTCTCTTCATCAGTTATGTTATTTTATTCTAGAACCGATGCCATCCCAGTGAAGTGAATTAACGTCACTGATCGTCGTTGTTCCGCTAGTTCATCTGCCGAAACGTTCGATTTCAACCTGAATGACCAATCATTGACATCAGCCGGACAGTCCGTAGCAAAAATAGATAATTGATCCTGAAAATGAAACTTGAGTATTTGGTAACTAAATTTATATTTAGATCATAATGTATTTAATATGAAACATTCTTTCCGTTTTGttcttttctttgttttctacAGATTCAGCCCAACAGTGGATTTATACATCCTTTAACATTCATCGGGACCACGGCGTACATCACTTCAAAAGGCTTCAAGCCAACATaaacaaacggcccttttcagggccaccaaaTATTCATGGAGGAAGATGTTGTTAAGGCTGTTGTTTACCGATCTTATGTTTCTTTAATACTCTGCTTATAGTTATAAACCGAAATGAGTTTATAGTAACAATCGGGTTTTGCCCATTTATTTCCAGGATATGCGACATGCCGAGGATATTCCAACCCAGATTGAATATACAGCCCCATCTTCAAAAATCAGCAGCAAGTAACATATTCagagtttcaaaataaaatcttctacacttacgtaatcctacgtccaattggcggtcgtgtctcggatacaaccttctactttttttttcgagCACGCCCTAACGACGCTGGTGCCCAAAATCTTGGTGCCCCCCCGGAGATAGGCCTAGTCCCGCCTCTGCGACGGCAGATCATCGCATGAATCTGCGAACCTCCGGTGAACCAGCAGTCGTCGTTTGCTAAAACCCTACGCAGGTATGTCACTCATGGCCATGAACACACAACACACAACACACACACTGAcactgggggcagcagggactttgtccaagggcttgacgacccctccccatggccactgcgagttagaccgggaccatcgtccctaacccctaatcccaaggcgtcaagcgacccgtgccgaggggatgcatggccaggggggtgaaataataagctaggcctttaacggagcctgtggggtacctgggcaccctccacagtaattgtcccttaccgcgtcatgctgggctctggcgtggtggacctcttttcccgagcaactcgtgggaccaaaatggaaaaccaagtcaattcttcaattagtggta
Encoded proteins:
- the LOC134206494 gene encoding uncharacterized protein LOC134206494, with product MSQYLAAKYKRDSRKRERDQQSDAPSKLPRTDADRARSYRAKLKAAKGSTSSATGWDAGEGPSTREFNLIRADTVVNSDHEDSDAGVVMQSARADVDDERGDFEENVSAVADDGEHISSLLTQDKPNFDRADREFQKRFVENDFGCACDVCARIWFRNDLKPISDSNAAVLLATNATCRTSLNRGSIPTLSQSNGFTYPKFPSNLPPLDPLTTRLVSPRINFMQFRRLRHTAGSLAIIGQIINIPVDVAQMVGELPRQLDDDYAINVCIKKHFIHKSSYLSGYVKKGTVKAWLNYLVTTPLYRRNGIVFNEENLAAIGQTEQTDISEERRAVDLEVVDEMNEVEMMIGQQHTLMWNEDKCLELAPAQNQKPLSIIYDEFAEELSFPDIYLGHPRCFNREVHVTAFMMATSEVRRRDRRGARPEHILYMAMKIMRLRVSEGLNNTFKCMGTANITRAQLQDREFLESCIERNLSFLKSIPNSVQYWQQRKRDVFAMIRQLGKPTMFLTMSANEIRWPHLLSILRKLSGGSNIAEMDDIVQQLSALQRATLVSEDPVTCCAYFHKLVNIFLRLLSSTRLSPFGKYHVIDYFKRIEFQHRGSPLAHILLWLANDPREDVSERMPATVELIDFLSSIRSEDLPETYGNQVHKHTFTCFKRNDKRCRFNIPYWPMDQTRILIPITAGDGRLQQLNRKAAKMREALETKVYDSLDAFLVDSSCTYDYYLDVIRSSIRRPTVLLKRSMTQLWTNPFNPWIAEKLKSNMDLQFVLEEFSCAAYVVEYVNKTNRGISSLHRDLIKLQEEHPDQDYNGLLKKVSIKMLNSVEMSAQEAAWYLLRQPMSEASRKVEFIATMWPQERIKSKKRNKQMDEEDLDDNSTDVWTLNIIQRMAEMVDYKREMVLLFLPFRNEVCDVLDRNKFLKLYEDNEAAILAKHKEYDCEMNLDQVVEEYIRICSEDDEQQVIADQKRDEFVRTIVMEPNDDDIHNLPTGPLAAVVKQRSNVLSKQEYCEMVRATNAEQRDLIVQVIHSLHSSEENCKPVQIFFTGPAGCGKTFTLRILMKTVNRYSQAHNKQHNAYVACASTGKAAVAIGGTTVHSAFRICMSRRQSSKLSFEALQLYRNAFANVKLIIIDETSMLGADVLNTVHVRLQEITGNYDDPFGGMPIVFCGDLRQLPPVNARAVFKPSINSMHGAVLWQSLDFYPLVQVMRQTNEQFSSILTKIGNG